TGcgttacagtttgcctgtgcacgGACCTTCGCGGTAAACTGTCTGTAATTAAGTACCGTCATGCGTCTAGTGCACAAGAGCACGTTCCTCTACGTGCACATAATTTCTGTCAACACTTTTTATTCTAGTGTTCATGTTTAATATTTTAACACCACATAATTATAAAGTGTTGTACAAATCAAGCACAATACCATTTATTTCATCACAATTACACACATTTCTGTCAACATTAGTAGCACACGTGTCATCATACACAAGCTGAACTTGAACATAgcttgtcctcctgagagggccACAAatctttcaaagtaaatttaactCTTACCAGCAGTTTTACCAGTGAGATTTAATTATGGCTAAATTTGACTACAACAGCTAGCAGCTGAaacaatgatgtaaatccagatgGGGCCCATATAGCTAGCAAAAAACTACTGTAAGTCACCATAgtctctagtgtggtgatcAACATTGTTGTCTGTGATCTATAGCCAGTGTTTTACATTGTACTGTTGTCTCCAGTGACGTGTTTTTAATGATCGTGTACAAGTTTTACACTAAGAGCCGTATTAGGCTAGtatgtttactgtccttcgatgacaggcgTTTAGGTTTTAAAATTCATTGATAGTGgtattgatataaattaaattgtgTCTGTATGTTCACCTTTAACAGTCGCTAGCTGGTATAAAACTGTTGAGTCATTCTTATCTAACGCCTTTTAAGACAACCTAAACACAACGTTGGGAAAACCCCCAAAGCGATCGTACATTTGTAGACTCAGCTGATTTGGACAATTTGTAGCATTAAAAGGTAAGGCGTTTCAACGTCAATCAACCATCATAGAAAGTGACTAAATTGCAGTAAGTCTAGATTTGATCATCATCAATGGTTGAATGGAATCACACTTGTTTAACCAAATAAGGCGTTACGTAACTTAAAGTGTAGCGGGACACAGTTTCAAAAGTCCTTTAACTCAACTCACATTTCCAAGAGTGCGATTTGCTACGTATTTTAAATTTCCGTTTCCGGCATGTAACCGTCTGAAGACGCACATGCGAGATGAATGAACTGTGATAACGATCTTAGAGAACATATAATTGTTTTCTTTGTGATTGTTTAgagctgcactctgcaatattccagctatatggcggcgacctGTAAATATCCTGGGCAGTGACCATGAACGAGGGCATGTACCCGTGCAACTGGTTTAGGATGATAGATGTCAACCAAACCAGCCACCCTGATcatccgatcccgtcagtccCCTCGTGCCACAAGCTTTGATTGCATAAGACAACTGTACACCCAGTAGGTCCGTTTGGTTTGGTTGGAGCGAGATTTCACGAGGatttaaacaaaactgaacaaaGTTGGAGAAATTAACAAGTTACGTAATACTCGTGGACTCTGACCCAGTCTTTTGGTCCATTGAGTGCGGCCAAATACACGTCTGCCTCTGATATAACAAGATCAGATCCCAACCTCGTGAACTTACACCATTGCTGAACGAAGCTGGAATTTGTCGCTATGTTGttctgcagtgagtgagtgagtgagtgggtgggtgggtgggtgagtgagtgttaacCTGATGTGGATGCGTGGTAGTCAAATGTATATATCACTGCTCAATATTCCTTATACAATCATCTATGTTGTTACTGACCTTTACGTATTGTTATTGCCGTGATCAATATCCCTGTTCAGTTGTCTCTTTATGCAATCATCGACGCTGCTCTGACGATAACATATTGGTACTTGGTATTGATATATACCTTGCTACTGTTTTCGTTTTGCAATCATCCACTGACGGTAACGTGCGTGATGTTGGTACCTATCTGCAGTGTTCTTCTGCAATACACTCGTTAAATACACTCTTGAACTGATCAATGCAGGGACGTCAATGACTTGACGGGACCTCACAAACGTTTCTTCAAATCCAAAGTCATGGCTCTAACTTAAACTAATGTGTACCAATGAAAGTATGTGTGTAGCTGCATTAACACAACAAGTACAAACCCCACTCTATTCACACCAATAGGAgtagcctaatgattaaagcgtttgcGAGCCAccccgaaaacccgggttcgatccctcaCATAGATATAGTAtctgaagcccatgtctggtttccactgctgtgatattgctggaatattcctacaagtggcgtaaatctacactcattcattcattcactcactcactcactcactcactccagctcATTAGAACGTTGTAAGATGATTacagtaatatttgttttgtgtattAACTACATTACATCTGCATCCAGATGTAACCATCATGTATTAGCTGACATCAGTTCCACCATATGTTGTACTATTGTCATCCTTACACTTGCCAGCGGCtgaatccaactagggtccatgcaggtagcaacggcactgtaagtccccatggtccctagtaaggtgatctaccttcagttgttggtggtcTATAGCCAGGTTTTATATTGCACTGACCAAATagtgttttaactttccacgcttgTTTTAATTCAGTGGTGATATTCTGGTGGTTTTACAGTCCTTCGTCGACATGttttttacaatatacatatatttctatttatgtcaatgttttcgTAACGACATGGCAGcgatattgccgacgtgacgttgaatatcaactcactcacactttcactATTGTCACCACCAGTTGATCCTAATCATAGATCTGCAGTCATGCGCTCATGCATTTTTCTCTCACAATCCTCCGTGAGTAGTCCTTTTAATGTCTCTACCTCATTACATCAACATAGCAACGTATATTCGGGGATAGGCACTGTTAATAACGATGTTGCTATAGAAACATCAATAACtgtgaaatgatgaaatgattttattgtaaaatatttactgaTCGAGCCATAATCCTTGGATAAACAATGACTTGCTCAGCCAGCCCGAACAAATTGCTTTATATTTAACCATAATTAACTACATAATTAAATGCTTTTCTAGCGTATCTACTGCCTGCTTTCAACAGCATCCCTCAAGAAATTTTTCGATTTAGGTGAGGATGATGTTAAATAAAAAACACTGTGATACAATCGACAAGACCTCTGTGATCATAGAACAACttgaatgaatatatatatatatatgacaatacGAACATCTAAAATATAAACTGTTATGCCACCAATCAGTGTGGTCTCTCTCTCAgtctcccccctctctctcgctctctgaGAAGGTGTACAATGCATATTTGCTTACATCTATTCAGTTTATCATGGGGCCTGACACCGACACAAGACCAACACTCGAAACAGTTGGCTTCCGgcaattctctctctctcactctctctctctctcactctccccCTCTTGCTCTCTGAAAAGGCGTACaatgcatgtttgtttacagcGTTTCAATTTAATCATGGGGCCATGACACCGACACCAGACCAACACCCGAAATAGTTGGCATCTggcaactctctctctctctctctccctctctctctcttctacCCTCtcacccctctctctctcaccctctctctctgcaaaggtgtacaatgcatgtttgtttacatccaTTCAGTTTATCATGGGGCCTGACACTGACACCAGACCAACACCCGAAATAGTTGGCTTCTGACaactctctctccatctctctctctctctcccactcCCCCACCCCTCTTTTTATCGTTCTCTGAAAAGGTGTATAATGCACTTTTGTTTACTACGATTCAGTTTATAATGGGTTCGGACACTGACACCGACACCAGACCAACACCTGTAACAGTTGGCTTCCGGCAACAATTACAGGATCCCAAGCACCGCCGGAAGTTATTCCACACCTCGATATTTTACTTTGCATACATAGCACTGGTGAGTCGAGTATATGCCCAtgttctattttttttaaattttattaaCCTTGGATTAGATAATTCATTATttcaatattgccgatgtgccAAGCAATATTAACGCACGTTCTCATCCATATTTTGAATGCATTTGAAGCCTGCAGCAAGGTTAAAATGCAGTAAATTAACTCTTCCATATATTGTAGCGAAGAACTGAAGAAGTTGTAATCATAACCTTGGTCCCGCACACAAACTTGAATATTATTACACTTTACCCTCCATACATCGAAGTCAGGGTTGAATTTACAACTGCACTAAGTCTACAAATGCATCAATTCCTCGTGCATTGGTTACAGGGTATTTGTCGTGGCCAGCATGGCCCAGCATTCTTGGACCTGGCTCAGATCACTGGAAGCAATGTAGAGGAAGCATCCGTCTTCTATACGTCCCTTGCGGCAGGGGGACTGGTGGGAGCAGTGTCCATGGGTGTCCTCCTTGAGAAACTGGCCAAGCACAGGCAAACCCTTGTGGCCACTTTGTCCTTACTGATGTCAGCTAGTGTCAGTGTTATACCATGGAGTAAAAACTACATCCTGACAATTGGTCTGTTTGGTGTGAATGGGCTGTTAGCAGCAGCCTTTGATACAGGTAATCTCTTCTGAACTTTTAAAATACCTAACAACAATGAATATTAAACAAAAACTGTGATTCACGTAAATGTAATCTTAATTGAATGTATATTATTTTGTACTTATCAAATCAATAATTCATCATAATATGTTTCTTGAGAAATGTCCATACTCATAGTAATTCGGCCTAAAATTAGGGTGGGATGGCTACAAAATGCCTATGTTGGTTCTGAACACCATGTACCTTTATAAATGTGAGACACGGGTGGTACAAGAAGACAACAGATGAGTAGGTGAGGATACTGACAAAGACAAACCGCGACTGGATTTGTCTGAGATAGCATCAGTGCAGGGTTAGTTCTAATTTCATTTGTTTGGAAGGACGTCTGGAGATACAGCCTGCGATAGATACACAGTGACGTAATGCAGCGTCCAACGCTATCCCGATGCATCTTTGCATTTTCACAAATAATTATCTGTGGTGTTTACCATGAAATGTTATGCAAACACTTCCACCTAAACAACCTAATCCAATCGACGTTGAGTAAAGTGTTCTCACAGACACCGGGAGACCTTTACGCGACCCTTTGAGGTGAAACGAGAGACTTTACCTTCTGAAGCGCAGATGTTGTGTACGCAAAGCCGTAGGAGAAGCATAATAACTGGCTGATATTGGGTTAACACTAAGAAAAGCGAAACACATGCCATGTTCCCAACAAACATGTTATGACTGAATACCGCAAGATCACGCCTCTACAAAATTGGATTCAAAGACGTATTTGTGTAATTTTAGAATGCATGCACTATTGTGAAGTAGCCCAATTTATATTTCAACTGTAAGTCAATTATGGTCATGTGCAAAGGCATCTATACAAGATGTTTCACTATTACAATCAGAAACCGTTGTGATAGAAATAACGGTTAGGAGAATGATCACCTATAAACATATAAAAATCACATAGATGATAATTTACACTCGCTGAGCTAACAGTGAATTTTAGAAACTTtgaagcaatatcactgtggttgaccgaaatgggcgtcacacatggCACCCGTTTCTGGTTCCCCCAACGGCCCGACCTATGGAAGGAGTTCACTGACATTTCATCCACTGTGTATACAGcttaatattattatttcatAAAGGTACAAACAATACGAAATATAGCTTTGATGTTTTTTCAGGTGGAAATGCTGAAATTCTGGTCACGTGGGGCGTGGAAGGCAAGATTTGTATACAGATTCTACACCTTGTCTTTGCCATCGGCACCATCTTAGCACCCCTTATAGTAGAACCATTTTTGGCTGAGAAGAGGACACTAAACGGCACGCTCTGCGACACATATGATGCATCAAAGTCACTTAACAACAGTGACGGACCCATTACCGGCAACTCGACAGAAAACAACTTCCTTCTTCCcgagagttgtgtcccttccgAGAGTCACATCCAGTATGCATACATGATAGCAGCGTCTCTTAGTTTCCTGTCAGGAATCATGATCACGACGGAATGCTCTCTCAGTCGTTCAGAGTCAAAAGGTAAAAAAGGAAATCAGAATCATCGAAACCCCCGGGTCCTCCCGAAATGGTTGTTTCTGTTTATACTTTTGAACGTTGGAGGCTTGTATTTCTTCACTTCTGCTTCCACAAATGCCTTCATTGGCTACATGATGGCGTACTTTGTAACGGATCTCGGATGGAGCAAGGAAAAAACTGCCAATTTTATATCAGCCTTTTCGTCAGCTTTTGCTGCCTCTCGCTTGTTCTGTGTGATGTTTGATCGCGTCCTAACACCCCGTCagcttttgtttatttgtaatggTCTATGTGTGTGTTCTATTGGCGGTCTATGGCTCAGCATTACTCATGAATCTGACTCAGGTATCTGGATCTGTATGGTTCTTGCATCAATAGGGATGTCAGGTATTTTCCCAACTGGACTTGTATATGTTGAACAGGAAGTGATGAAAGTGTCAGGAATGGTGACATCAGTCATCTGGGGGGCAACGAGCTTGCAAGGAGTCGTGAACCCTTTGTTACTTGGTTATCTTTTTCAGATGGTATCTTACAAATGGTACATCTACCTTGTTTTGATTGAGGCTATTTTAGCTTTTGTGTTTTTCCTGTCAACTGTTCTGACTGTAAAGACCCTTGTGGAGAAGTGTGGCTCTTGGAAATTGGAGGAGACATTTACTGAGGAGAATGAGAAATTAAAGAATGTTGTTGAAATACATTGAACATTTAAACACAGATCAAAAGATACAATATTTTTCTAAAATAgtttttacatttttcatctATATCCAAATATCCAAGGAATTAAAGTTCTTTAGTCACTcataatatgtttgtttgtgggTCCACTCGATAGTTCACCTTCAAATACTAGAACTAGAATACATCTAAGGAAAAGTGATTTGACCATGTCTGCAATCGCACAAAGCATTGTTGTAGGCTGTCCAAGAAATTTTATACCATAAAGCTGAACCTCCAATAATATCAATTCCGGACTAGGAAACATAGCTGGAGTTGTTTTGTAGGCtcatggctcatgggccaatctggttatgTAGACCTCGCAATTCCGTGTTCTTTGGAACAGTGTCATGAGCCGATCCAGCCTGACAGTAGAAGTTATCATATCGTGTCAAGgaaaatacggggttttatcagtccctagtaaggaatacaaccttacgagggactgatacaACCCTGTATTTCCCCAGACACggtgtgataacgcatttatctagctgaatgttttcactaaatcaaaacaaaacaacacgcatcgaatcgacttgtgTTTATATACGTGAGATGCCactgtttgacctcaatgcaccgcacgttactaaaggcttgtcgatgcacgcttttctcgcttcgcgtcgtcaccgaggcgtagtggggtgatatgactttcgtagcgggGATACACGACATTTATACTCCCGCTcgctgatggatgtacatggtattttatcagagtcacgtggaccaatgaaaattcttacatgaggctagataatcaTTCtttaagatatcatggcttttcATATCTGTATTTCTGGAATATAACATCCCTATAACCCTGGTGTTGCAGTCTGGTTTCCGATGCAGCATCGTCCGTGTTGACGGGTCGTCACGATGGCGGGTGGGGTGCAGGATTGTTGAATTCTATTATTACACTGTGGCTAACAACTCTGGTTCATCAAAAACGAGCAAACATCGTCAGTTTTCTTCTTCATCTGATGACGATAATCTACTTTCAATCGATAATCTACTTTCAATAATGATTCCTGACCAAAGTTTGGGGTTATTAAATGTGTTGACGGGAGTCCTTTAAAGATCAATCCTTTTGCCGTCTCCAAGGGTATCAAAGGTATCTGCGGAGAGGTTAAAACGGTTCTCCGCAACGGTTCTCCGCAACGGTTCTCTTTTAATTGAATGTTTACACAGGCAGCAGTCTGTTAGTCTGAGAGCACTGACTGTAGTACTCACTTATTGGCCATTTATAGCCCGTTTTTGTATTGTATCGTCATCTatggttaaactgttttagatttacatGCTATCTgcgataatctagttgttttactgtccttagtTGACAGAATTTTACCAGTTATCATTCACTATTGGGCATAATATTGACTGCtcccgtcacgatattgcttaagtattgcccatgtgacgataaattttaactcactcactcactcactcaaaatgctTGGGATAGGAGTTATTGATGAGTTTGTGAAAGATCGTGGTTAGTTCCAACCTAAGTATGCACATATATATAGGACAGACGTTCTGGATTAATTCAAATGGAGAACATACGAACTGAAGGCTCAAAACGAGGTCAAAGCCATATATACTTATGCTTTGCGATCTTGTCAGATTATTCTGGTGTTGTTGACTGAACGACACATCTTCCTCACACAAagacaaatatgacaaaatagATACTAATACTTTCGCTCTTCCTTCAGTCATTTACACTTCCATCAACATTGGTATTTGTATCAATGAGAAGACTATCCATGACCGAATCGTGCACACATCATGCctcataataaaaataaaacatgccAGAGTGTCTGCAAAAGAGACAAGCATATTTGGAACAGAACCTaaacattatttttgtttttcttgatgtttttgctggacagtgagtaagtgagttaatatttatcggcacatcggcaatatcgctgCCATATCGAgattcatttaaaactagtaatgatatctaaaacagttttattACTGAGGAGGACACACTATGAAAACGGGCTTTAGATTGCCAatagctgaaggtagatcaccatactagggaccatggggacttacagtacttttgctaccagcatggaccccagttggatttacaccatcccttcagccgttatcAATTTTGTCATATGtagccatatattaaaactacacgtatgctacgagtaaaacagtggaaagcttTAAATTACTTCTAATTACGTatcctctcgggaggacaataatttgactgtactttaacccccaccttgaggatactgccactaacaatctcagttacaaattgaaacttccattcgtaaaatatttatccatttacaactctgacaacaaatctaactcttttTAAAACGCAATAATTCAATAAGAACTATGATTCATAataagatccttcaaagttcgtgatgtaaaatattcatcctttgtgatggaatattctatACAGTCAAGCAAGGCATGCTTGACTctgattcgttcatcacaagggatacaaaatggaggatcctcacctttcaatagatactgatgtgtatatctggtgtggccaatacggcagCGTCGTATGATGACTTCCTCAAATCTAGGCTGACAACCCAAAtatgtgtaaccaatatagggttttatttcatgtaatttattgatacctctgtgtcccacctcttctgcattaTATCCCGGATGTAAGATCTGATAACACCTTTATAACCAGAGTAGggaataggaagtggtgtcacagatttgttcagtgctgccttcgcagcacgatcggccattgcgttcccagtaataccaacgtggctgtgtaaccaacaaaagacgatgtcgtattggccattagcaagatcattatataattcaataatttctattaaaagtggatcttttgttacgagtgtgaatttcctgtatatttatgttattaattcagtaataattattattgggtcacaatgttagtgttttgaatattaaatatgatgggtcacattttgttttaatagctggtcaacacttttagcattctggttttccgaaATTTATCTGGTCCTAGTTTTCGATATGTCTACTTCCGGGTGtcttattctagggcattctacagtgttgacgatgttcgtttgtgcccgaactttcgggaaatgacttagtaaatatataaaaagccttgttgccgtgttgaggggacactcacactcacattcattcatatttgctggagtttccgccaacacctgaaatcccttcaacgcctgaatctacattatctgctgtcgcaccaaTGGCTGTGTTGACATtatgccatagttgattctctctcacaccaagactttggtgagtttgctgtattgtattttgtgacccactgacttagattttgtctctcttgtatTGTACCTAAattctgcattgttatattgacttgtgactttgtataccttacTCTCGtcgcataataataatatctgattattataaacttgtctttgttctgttttgctggttcacaaggggatttcttacattgttgtcacggtacaTTCTTAACCGTAACCAAATTGAGGGCTTGTCCGGGATTTGCCATTTGAGActatttgtgaaatatattccaaatttctgcaattttgcaacaaCGTAAttgttgaaccagcaaaatggtctttgaacttgagaagtttgtattgtcccctgactctgagacaattagtcagttgaggaagtcagatttattgcaaatgtcttcacatctcaaacttgatgctAAACCTGCTATGaggaaatttcaaattttgaaaattgtgttgaatcactatattgatgaaggaatttttgaagatgatgttttggaaatggtgccagaggaatGATCAGATCAACTGGAAATAAAGAAACTTGAGATTCAATTACAAATTCGAAAGgaagaaaatagaaaacaggAAGAATTGAAAAGGATGGAAATACAGTTTGAGGTGGAGAAAGAAATAGAAAGAGACAGAAATAGAGAGGAATTAGAGTTGTAGAAATTAAAAACGGACAAAGAAATTGCTTTGCAAAAACTTGAAAATCCTTCTCAGTCCTTATATTGCTAGGCTTGTACccccttttaatgagaaagaagttgataaatatgttctacattttgagaaagttgctgaaaatctcaagtggcctagAGAGTCATGGACTTTGttattgcaaactgttttgaagggaAAAGCTCAGGATGCATATTCAGCTTTGTCAGTACAGCAAAGCTCAGactatgatcttgtcaagagtacacctttgaaagcttatgagttagtaCCTCAGGCTTAttgtcagaaattcagaaatgctcatAAAAAGGACAATGACgcttttgtagagtttgctatagaaaaggaaacattgtttgacaggtggtgtgggtctaaggaggtcacagattttgatggtttgagacagttagtgttgatggaagatttcaagcagagtgttcatgctgaccttaagacttacttggatgaacaaaaggttgatgacttacataaagcaatgttggcagatgattattgtttgactcacaagagttcttttaagtCTCCGGGTAGTACAAAATTTTGTGGCTAAAAAGAGCTTTTTCCcggttaagacttcaggacatgcaggttacagtggtgttagaacaggtacAAATTCcagtggcaagcagtcacatacttttcagtctaagcctaagactaccagtggttctgatcctgtttgtgcgtaTTGTAAGAAACCAGAAGTCATTTGgtgtctgcatgttacaaactccagtttaaaaatcaggctacaggttccccaaatgcctttgtgtccatcgcacctaagcctttctttccacGTGGTTTTGaggagagttttgtctgtgagagtaagtctccagattTTGTAGTTCGGAAGGAGTGTTTGCCCTTTGtataagggttctgtgtcacttatgggagataattctaccccacgaCCCGTTATTATCTGGGATACTGGAGCTtttcaatctctgattttgaaggatattttgcctttttctgatgagtcttcagctaactcagatgttttgcttcagggtacgggtggcaattcttctgctactctccattttgtgaatttgacctcagatctgatttcaggtgaggtgaaagttggtgttcttgactctctcccacTTCCCatttgttgatcggtaatgatTTTATGGGGGCTAAAGTTGCCGCTGATCCTATAGTCACTGCTTCGCCGGAGagtacagaaaagttggaggatgaatttccgggTATGTTTCCTTCTTGTTcagtgactcgttcaatgtcgaaaggcatttcttcGAAGACTTCTTTGTAGAATGATACCATctatgatttgtcaggt
This genomic stretch from Haliotis asinina isolate JCU_RB_2024 chromosome 4, JCU_Hal_asi_v2, whole genome shotgun sequence harbors:
- the LOC137281099 gene encoding sodium-dependent glucose transporter 1A-like, translating into MGSDTDTDTRPTPVTVGFRQQLQDPKHRRKLFHTSIFYFAYIALGICRGQHGPAFLDLAQITGSNVEEASVFYTSLAAGGLVGAVSMGVLLEKLAKHRQTLVATLSLLMSASVSVIPWSKNYILTIGLFGVNGLLAAAFDTGGNAEILVTWGVEGKICIQILHLVFAIGTILAPLIVEPFLAEKRTLNGTLCDTYDASKSLNNSDGPITGNSTENNFLLPESCVPSESHIQYAYMIAASLSFLSGIMITTECSLSRSESKGKKGNQNHRNPRVLPKWLFLFILLNVGGLYFFTSASTNAFIGYMMAYFVTDLGWSKEKTANFISAFSSAFAASRLFCVMFDRVLTPRQLLFICNGLCVCSIGGLWLSITHESDSGIWICMVLASIGMSGIFPTGLVYVEQEVMKVSGMVTSVIWGATSLQGVVNPLLLGYLFQMVSYKWYIYLVLIEAILAFVFFLSTVLTVKTLVEKCGSWKLEETFTEENEKLKNVVEIH